One Streptomyces sp. NBC_01217 genomic region harbors:
- a CDS encoding lysophospholipid acyltransferase family protein: protein MSAAPGTPTLRGAAVGRGIGIGLMHGLWKPRVLGAWRVPASGPVILAVNHSHNIDGPMLMGTAPRPVHFLIKKEAFVGPLDPFLRGIGQLKVDRTTADRTAITHALGVLENGGVLGIFPEGTRGEGDFASLRAGLAYFAVRSGAPIVPVAVLGSTERRGRLISALPPLRSRVDVVFGDAFDAGDGSGRRTRKALDEATVRIQGRLTAHLDEAMRFTARQVRLE from the coding sequence GTGAGCGCAGCCCCGGGCACGCCCACGCTGCGCGGAGCGGCGGTCGGGCGCGGGATCGGCATCGGGCTGATGCATGGGCTGTGGAAGCCCCGCGTCCTCGGCGCGTGGCGGGTTCCCGCCTCCGGACCCGTCATACTCGCGGTGAACCACTCACACAACATCGACGGTCCGATGCTGATGGGCACCGCGCCCCGGCCCGTCCACTTCCTGATCAAGAAAGAGGCGTTCGTCGGCCCGCTCGACCCGTTCCTGCGCGGAATCGGTCAGCTGAAGGTGGACCGTACGACCGCCGACCGCACTGCCATCACCCACGCCCTGGGCGTGCTGGAGAACGGCGGGGTGCTCGGGATCTTTCCCGAGGGCACCAGGGGCGAGGGCGACTTCGCCTCCCTGCGCGCCGGGCTCGCGTATTTCGCGGTACGCAGCGGGGCGCCGATCGTGCCCGTGGCCGTACTGGGAAGCACCGAGCGCCGTGGACGGTTGATATCGGCACTGCCGCCGTTGCGCAGCCGGGTCGACGTCGTCTTCGGCGACGCCTTCGACGCGGGCGACGGAAGTGGCCGGCGCACTCGCAAGGCGCTGGACGAGGCGACGGTACGGATTCAGGGGCGGCTGACCGCCCATCTGGACGAGGCCATGCGTTTCACCGCGCGCCAGGTAAGACTTGAGTAG
- the cmk gene encoding (d)CMP kinase, whose amino-acid sequence MSTTVETASAAARTAPAAVIVAIDGPSGTGKSSTSKAVAAQLGLSYLDTGAQYRAITWWMLNNGIDVQDAMEVATAAAKPVIVSGTDPAAPTITVDGEDASGPIRTQEVTSRVSAVSAVPEVRARITELQRTIAAAAGRGIVVEGRDIGTTVLPDADLKIFLTASPEARAARRSGEVKGSDLAATKEALIKRDAADSGRKTSPLAKADDAVEVDTTQLTLQQVIECVVTLVEEKRAAK is encoded by the coding sequence GTGTCCACCACCGTGGAAACCGCAAGCGCCGCCGCCCGGACGGCCCCGGCCGCAGTGATCGTCGCCATCGACGGGCCCTCCGGCACCGGCAAGTCGAGCACGTCCAAGGCCGTCGCCGCCCAGCTCGGCCTGAGCTACCTGGACACCGGCGCCCAGTACCGGGCGATCACCTGGTGGATGCTGAACAACGGCATCGACGTGCAGGACGCGATGGAGGTGGCGACCGCCGCCGCCAAGCCGGTCATCGTCTCCGGTACGGACCCGGCCGCCCCGACGATCACCGTCGACGGAGAGGACGCCTCCGGACCGATCCGTACCCAGGAGGTCACCTCCAGGGTCAGCGCCGTCAGCGCGGTCCCCGAGGTGCGCGCCCGGATCACCGAGCTGCAGCGCACCATCGCCGCCGCGGCCGGGCGGGGCATAGTCGTCGAGGGCCGCGACATCGGCACCACGGTGCTGCCCGACGCCGACCTGAAGATCTTCCTCACCGCGTCGCCGGAGGCGCGTGCCGCCCGCCGCAGCGGGGAGGTCAAGGGCTCCGATCTCGCCGCCACCAAGGAGGCGCTGATCAAGCGGGACGCGGCCGACTCCGGCCGCAAGACCTCCCCGCTGGCCAAGGCGGACGACGCCGTCGAGGTGGACACCACCCAGCTGACCCTTCAGCAGGTCATCGAGTGCGTCGTCACCCTCGTCGAGGAGAAGCGGGCCGCGAAGTGA
- a CDS encoding prephenate dehydrogenase, whose product MRTALVIGTGLVGTSAALALAGRGIHVHLVDHDPESVRTAAALGAGTDEAPEGRVDLAIIAVPPAHVAPVLAAAMRDGVARGYLDVASVKGGPRRELEALGVDLTSYIGTHPMAGKERSGPLAATADLFEGRPWVLTPTRDTDTEVLNLALELVALCRAVPVVMDADAHDRAVALVSHTPQLISSMVAARLEEADETAVRLCGQGIRDVTRIAASDPRMWVEILSANPGPVADVLAGVAADLDETVRALRGLQSGDDDKRREGTEGIEDVLRRGNAGRVRVPGKHGTAPASYEIVSVLISDRPGELAGIFADAGRAGVNVEDVRIEHATGQQAGLVQLMVEPSAVPELSAALRERGWSLRQ is encoded by the coding sequence GTGAGAACCGCCCTCGTCATCGGAACGGGCCTCGTCGGCACCTCCGCAGCCCTCGCCCTGGCCGGGCGCGGCATCCATGTCCACCTCGTCGACCACGACCCCGAATCGGTCCGCACCGCGGCCGCGCTCGGCGCCGGTACGGACGAGGCACCCGAGGGCCGCGTCGACCTGGCGATCATTGCCGTGCCGCCCGCCCATGTGGCCCCGGTGCTGGCCGCCGCCATGCGGGACGGCGTGGCCCGCGGCTACCTCGACGTCGCCAGCGTCAAGGGCGGCCCGCGCCGCGAGCTGGAGGCCCTCGGCGTCGACCTCACGTCGTACATCGGTACGCACCCCATGGCAGGCAAGGAGCGATCGGGCCCCCTCGCCGCCACCGCGGACCTCTTCGAGGGCCGCCCCTGGGTCCTCACCCCGACCCGTGACACCGACACCGAGGTCCTCAACCTCGCCCTGGAACTGGTCGCGCTCTGTCGCGCCGTCCCGGTCGTCATGGACGCCGACGCCCACGACCGGGCCGTCGCCCTGGTCTCCCACACCCCGCAGCTGATCTCGTCCATGGTCGCCGCCCGGCTGGAGGAGGCCGACGAGACCGCCGTACGTCTCTGCGGCCAGGGCATCAGGGACGTCACCCGGATCGCCGCCTCCGACCCCCGGATGTGGGTGGAGATCCTCTCCGCCAACCCCGGCCCGGTCGCCGACGTGCTCGCCGGGGTCGCCGCCGACCTGGACGAGACGGTACGGGCGCTGCGGGGACTGCAGTCCGGTGACGACGACAAGCGCCGCGAAGGCACCGAGGGCATCGAGGACGTATTGCGCCGTGGCAACGCGGGCCGGGTCCGGGTGCCGGGCAAGCACGGGACGGCCCCCGCCTCCTACGAGATCGTGTCGGTGCTCATCAGCGACCGGCCGGGCGAGCTGGCCGGGATCTTCGCCGACGCCGGCCGGGCCGGGGTCAACGTCGAGGACGTCCGTATCGAGCACGCCACCGGGCAGCAGGCGGGCCTGGTCCAGCTGATGGTCGAGCCGAGCGCGGTGCCCGAGCTGAGCGCGGCGCTGCGCGAGCGGGGCTGGTCGCTGCGGCAGTAG
- the aroH gene encoding chorismate mutase, giving the protein MAVRAVRGAVQLDQDEAGHMDERVGALLTAVLERNNLVADDLISIWFTATPDLHSDFPAAAARGLGIVDVPLICAQELDIQGAMPRVVRILAHVETYLPKSEIAHVYLGATAALRKDIAQ; this is encoded by the coding sequence GTGGCGGTACGAGCGGTCCGTGGAGCCGTCCAGCTGGATCAGGACGAGGCCGGGCACATGGACGAGCGGGTCGGCGCCCTGCTCACCGCCGTCCTGGAGCGCAACAACCTCGTCGCGGACGATCTGATCAGCATCTGGTTCACGGCCACCCCCGATCTGCACAGTGACTTCCCGGCCGCTGCGGCGCGCGGGCTCGGTATCGTCGACGTACCGCTGATCTGCGCCCAGGAGCTGGACATCCAGGGCGCCATGCCCCGCGTGGTACGCATCCTCGCGCACGTCGAGACGTACCTTCCCAAGTCCGAGATCGCGCACGTGTACCTCGGCGCCACCGCCGCCCTCCGCAAGGACATCGCCCAGTGA
- a CDS encoding YidB family protein, giving the protein MAGNDLGSLLGSLLGGGGQGGAPGGAGNILGALLGALGNGQSGTGGSGNALEGLIGMLTKSGLVDQAQSWVGTGENQAVSGAQIAEALPNETLQKVAQEAGVSTQQAADEIARSLPTAVDKLTPSGEVPEGRSIEDLVKEQQL; this is encoded by the coding sequence ATGGCGGGAAACGACCTCGGCAGCCTGCTGGGCAGTTTGCTGGGCGGTGGCGGCCAGGGCGGCGCCCCCGGCGGCGCCGGGAACATCCTCGGCGCGCTGCTGGGCGCACTGGGCAACGGCCAAAGCGGTACGGGCGGCAGTGGCAACGCACTCGAAGGGCTGATCGGGATGCTCACCAAGTCCGGCCTCGTCGACCAGGCGCAGTCCTGGGTCGGCACCGGTGAGAACCAGGCGGTCAGCGGCGCCCAGATCGCCGAGGCGCTGCCGAACGAGACCCTGCAGAAGGTCGCCCAGGAGGCCGGGGTCTCCACGCAACAGGCGGCCGACGAGATCGCCCGGTCGCTGCCGACGGCGGTCGACAAGCTGACCCCGTCGGGAGAGGTCCCGGAGGGCCGCTCGATCGAGGACCTGGTCAAGGAACAGCAGCTCTGA
- a CDS encoding nucleotidyltransferase domain-containing protein yields MITPEAEALVRDHTVYSCVMGSRAFGLATDGSDTDRRGVFLAPTPLFWRFDKPPTHVEGPAQEQFSWELERFCELALRANPNVLECLHSPLVEHTDAVGRELLSLRGAFLSRLAHQTFVRYALGQRKKLEADVRQYGAPRWKHAMHLLRLLTSGRDLLRTGELRIEVGPAREELLAVKRGEVSWPEVERRMTRLAEENDEAARSSPLPPGPDRSRVEDFLIRTRRASVSWPEQG; encoded by the coding sequence ATGATCACCCCTGAGGCCGAGGCTCTGGTACGCGACCACACGGTCTACTCCTGTGTGATGGGCTCACGCGCCTTCGGGCTCGCCACGGACGGCAGCGACACCGACCGGCGCGGCGTCTTCCTCGCACCGACTCCGCTGTTCTGGCGGTTCGACAAGCCACCGACGCATGTCGAGGGCCCGGCGCAGGAGCAGTTCTCCTGGGAGCTGGAGCGCTTCTGCGAGCTGGCGCTGCGCGCCAACCCCAATGTGCTGGAGTGCCTGCATTCGCCGCTGGTGGAACACACCGACGCCGTGGGGCGAGAACTCCTCTCCCTGCGCGGGGCGTTCCTTTCCCGGCTGGCCCATCAGACCTTCGTGCGCTACGCGTTGGGCCAGCGCAAGAAGCTGGAGGCGGACGTACGGCAGTACGGGGCGCCGCGCTGGAAGCACGCCATGCATCTGCTGCGGCTGCTGACCAGCGGCCGTGATCTGCTGCGCACGGGCGAGCTCAGGATCGAGGTGGGCCCGGCCCGGGAGGAGCTGCTCGCGGTGAAGCGCGGCGAGGTTTCCTGGCCGGAGGTCGAACGCCGCATGACCCGCCTGGCCGAGGAGAACGACGAGGCTGCGAGGAGCTCCCCGCTCCCGCCCGGGCCGGACCGGTCCCGCGTGGAGGACTTCCTGATCCGCACCCGCCGGGCGTCCGTGTCATGGCCCGAACAGGGGTGA
- a CDS encoding nucleotidyltransferase domain-containing protein: protein MSTETTHLREAGLPVTDFGPVLAEERDPLVFATVSGAHLYGFPSRDSDVDLRGVHLLTADELLGLRKPEETRSRMWDRDGVEMDLVTHDLRKFVRLMLKPNGYVLEQLLSPLVVHTSALHAELVDLAPDVLTRNHAHHYRGFAGTQWRLFQKTGELKPLLYTFRALLTGIHLMRSGEVRAHLPTLLGEVAAPAYLPELIAAKAEAEHKGAEDADGAAVSRDVEMLHGALDEAQAGSRLPEVAGGLDGLHDLVVRARLKGWVSSSSIAARA from the coding sequence ATGAGTACGGAAACGACGCACCTGCGGGAGGCCGGGCTGCCGGTCACGGACTTCGGCCCGGTGCTTGCCGAAGAACGCGACCCGCTGGTGTTCGCCACGGTCTCCGGAGCGCATCTGTACGGATTCCCGTCCAGGGACTCGGATGTGGACCTTCGGGGGGTCCATCTCCTGACTGCGGACGAACTCCTCGGGCTGCGCAAGCCCGAGGAGACGCGCTCGCGGATGTGGGACAGGGACGGAGTCGAGATGGACCTGGTCACCCATGATCTGCGGAAGTTCGTCCGGCTGATGCTGAAGCCGAACGGCTATGTGCTGGAGCAGCTGCTCTCTCCGCTCGTTGTGCACACCAGTGCGTTGCACGCGGAACTGGTGGATCTGGCGCCCGATGTGCTCACCCGCAATCACGCGCACCACTACCGGGGGTTCGCCGGCACTCAGTGGCGGCTCTTCCAGAAGACGGGCGAACTGAAGCCGCTGCTGTACACGTTCCGGGCGCTGCTCACCGGTATCCACCTGATGCGCAGCGGTGAGGTGCGGGCGCATCTGCCGACGCTCCTCGGGGAGGTGGCCGCTCCGGCGTATCTGCCCGAGCTGATCGCCGCGAAGGCCGAGGCCGAGCACAAGGGAGCAGAGGATGCGGACGGCGCAGCGGTGTCCCGGGACGTCGAGATGCTGCACGGGGCGCTTGACGAGGCGCAGGCGGGATCCAGGCTTCCCGAGGTGGCCGGTGGGCTCGACGGGCTGCACGATCTTGTGGTGCGTGCGCGGTTGAAGGGGTGGGTGTCGTCGTCCTCAATCGCCGCACGGGCTTGA
- a CDS encoding ADP-ribosylglycohydrolase family protein — translation MIVTRTITKQAATGALTGLALGDALGFPTEFNNVPSILAKCGPWRQMRLPKPAVVTDDTQMTLALGRGIRTAMDRGLLTPLRLVRPVREEFVDWYHSPDNNRAPGRTCMTACRLLDSDRLWQEASQTGSKGCGANMRVAPIGLVPGLSDEQRSGAAQLQAALTHGHPTALAASDLTARAVYLLAQGTEPMGLIGQLRSYAYENSGRYLTRWLGDLWRYAGDSSPEQYIQRGWDECLTVLARVQDALRTPSPEADPCETTGDGWIAEEALATALHCFLLFPEDPVTALRRAACTRGDSDSLGCLTGAFAGAHLGAGAWPKEWSERIEYRSDLLSLGALWDA, via the coding sequence GTGATCGTGACCAGGACCATCACCAAACAGGCCGCCACCGGCGCACTGACCGGGCTCGCGCTCGGCGATGCACTGGGCTTCCCGACCGAGTTCAACAACGTGCCCTCGATCCTCGCCAAGTGCGGGCCCTGGCGCCAGATGCGGCTGCCGAAACCGGCCGTCGTCACCGACGACACCCAGATGACGCTGGCCCTGGGGCGGGGCATCCGCACCGCCATGGACCGCGGACTGCTCACCCCGCTGCGGCTGGTCCGCCCGGTGCGCGAGGAGTTCGTCGACTGGTACCACTCGCCCGACAACAACCGCGCCCCCGGCCGCACCTGTATGACCGCCTGCCGTCTGCTCGACAGCGACCGGCTCTGGCAGGAGGCCAGCCAGACCGGGTCCAAGGGCTGCGGCGCCAACATGCGGGTCGCACCGATCGGACTCGTGCCCGGGCTGAGCGACGAACAGCGCTCCGGCGCAGCCCAGTTGCAGGCGGCCCTCACCCACGGCCACCCCACCGCGCTCGCCGCCTCCGACCTGACGGCCCGCGCGGTGTACCTGCTGGCGCAGGGCACGGAGCCGATGGGCCTGATCGGGCAGCTGCGCAGTTACGCGTACGAGAACAGCGGCCGCTACCTCACGCGCTGGCTCGGCGACCTCTGGCGGTACGCGGGCGACTCCTCACCGGAGCAGTACATCCAGCGGGGCTGGGACGAATGCCTCACCGTCCTGGCCCGCGTCCAGGACGCCCTGCGCACCCCGTCCCCGGAGGCCGACCCCTGCGAGACGACCGGCGACGGCTGGATCGCAGAGGAGGCCCTCGCCACGGCCCTGCACTGCTTCCTGCTCTTTCCGGAAGACCCCGTCACCGCCCTGCGCCGCGCCGCCTGCACCCGGGGCGACTCGGACTCGCTCGGCTGCCTGACCGGCGCGTTCGCCGGCGCGCACCTGGGGGCGGGGGCCTGGCCCAAGGAGTGGTCGGAGCGGATCGAGTACCGGAGCGATCTGCTGTCGCTGGGGGCGCTCTGGGATGCTTGA
- a CDS encoding NUDIX hydrolase, with protein MSAGVPAGYDPYAFEPFAVTVDLAVFTVRDTRLHVLLVERGEDPYKGRWALPGGFVLPRESAEDAARRELAEETGLTEGTVGALHLEQLRTYSAPDRDPRMRVVSVAYAALVPDLPEPRGGGDAVSARWWDAAAPGPLAFDHDRILADAHDRIGAKLEYSCLATAFCPPEFTLGELQQVYETVWGVELDRPNFRRKVLTTPGFVQAVEGSPRRTGGRGKPAALYRAGAATALHPPLLRPEGRTT; from the coding sequence ATGAGCGCCGGTGTCCCCGCGGGCTACGACCCGTACGCCTTCGAACCCTTCGCGGTCACCGTCGACCTCGCCGTCTTCACGGTCCGCGACACCCGGCTGCACGTCCTGCTCGTCGAACGGGGCGAGGACCCGTACAAGGGCCGCTGGGCGCTGCCCGGCGGCTTCGTCCTGCCCCGCGAGTCCGCCGAGGACGCCGCCCGCCGGGAGCTCGCAGAGGAGACCGGGCTGACCGAGGGCACCGTCGGCGCCCTCCATCTGGAACAGCTGCGCACCTACAGCGCGCCGGACCGCGACCCGAGGATGCGGGTCGTCTCCGTCGCCTACGCCGCACTCGTACCCGACCTGCCCGAACCCCGCGGCGGCGGCGACGCGGTCAGCGCCCGGTGGTGGGACGCCGCAGCCCCCGGGCCGCTCGCCTTCGACCACGACCGCATCCTCGCCGACGCGCACGACCGGATCGGCGCCAAACTCGAATACAGCTGCCTGGCCACGGCCTTCTGCCCGCCCGAATTCACGCTGGGGGAACTCCAGCAGGTGTACGAGACGGTCTGGGGCGTCGAGCTGGACCGGCCGAACTTCCGGCGCAAGGTCCTCACCACGCCCGGCTTCGTCCAGGCCGTTGAGGGATCGCCGCGCCGCACCGGCGGACGGGGCAAACCGGCCGCGCTCTACCGGGCGGGTGCCGCCACCGCCCTGCATCCTCCACTTCTGAGACCGGAAGGAAGAACCACGTGA
- a CDS encoding AAA family ATPase: MKRFAHGLVLGKFYPPHAGHHHLVRTAQDRCERLTVLVCAASVESVPLAHRVAWMREVHPEATVVGAVDDIRMDLHDPAIWDAHMAVFTGAVPGPVDAVFTSESYGDELARRFGAESVCVDPDRTVFPVSGTAVRKDPVGCWDFLEPPVRAALTRRIVVLGAESTGTTTMARALTDHYRRRGGVWAQTRYVAEYGREFSERKLTGLRARWPGAQWEDVAFTTDDFPLIAAAQNAQEEAAARAGSPVLFCDTDSFATTVWHERYMGGRNPLVEETADRVAHHLWLLTDHEGVAFEDDGLRDGEELRPWMTDRFRAELTRTGRGFIELTGTHQERLETAVAAVDTLLADGWNFAAPLPEDR; this comes from the coding sequence ATGAAGCGCTTCGCGCACGGGCTCGTCCTCGGCAAGTTCTATCCGCCGCACGCCGGTCACCACCACCTCGTCCGCACCGCGCAGGACCGCTGCGAGCGGCTGACCGTCCTGGTCTGTGCCGCCTCCGTCGAGTCCGTACCGCTCGCCCACCGGGTGGCCTGGATGCGGGAGGTGCACCCGGAGGCAACGGTCGTGGGCGCTGTCGACGACATCCGCATGGACCTGCACGACCCGGCGATCTGGGACGCGCACATGGCCGTCTTCACCGGGGCCGTGCCCGGACCGGTGGACGCCGTCTTCACATCGGAGTCGTACGGGGACGAACTGGCCCGCCGGTTCGGCGCCGAATCCGTCTGCGTCGACCCCGACCGCACGGTCTTCCCGGTCTCCGGCACCGCCGTCCGCAAGGACCCCGTGGGCTGCTGGGACTTCCTCGAACCACCCGTACGGGCCGCGCTCACCCGCCGGATCGTCGTTCTCGGCGCGGAATCCACCGGCACCACGACGATGGCCCGCGCCCTCACCGACCACTACCGGCGGCGCGGCGGCGTCTGGGCGCAGACCCGCTACGTCGCCGAGTACGGGCGGGAGTTCAGCGAACGGAAACTGACCGGGCTGCGCGCCCGGTGGCCCGGGGCCCAGTGGGAGGACGTCGCCTTCACCACCGACGACTTCCCGCTCATCGCCGCGGCCCAGAACGCCCAGGAGGAGGCGGCCGCGCGCGCCGGGTCGCCGGTGCTCTTCTGCGACACCGACTCCTTCGCCACCACCGTCTGGCACGAGCGGTACATGGGCGGCCGCAACCCGCTCGTCGAGGAGACCGCCGACCGGGTCGCCCACCATCTGTGGCTGCTCACCGACCACGAGGGCGTCGCCTTCGAGGACGACGGGCTGCGCGACGGCGAGGAGCTTCGGCCCTGGATGACCGACCGCTTCCGGGCCGAACTCACCCGTACGGGAAGGGGGTTCATCGAACTCACCGGAACCCACCAGGAACGTCTTGAGACCGCGGTCGCCGCCGTCGACACCCTGCTCGCCGACGGCTGGAACTTCGCAGCCCCCCTCCCGGAGGACCGATGA
- the pnuC gene encoding nicotinamide riboside transporter PnuC: protein MSLADVLDPLQQPLVTVLDTPVSWTEVLGFGSGALCVWLVARQHLANWPIGIANNLFFILLFAQSGLYADAGLQIVFIALAAYGWWTWTHGGGPGLPGLPVRRTTRTEWAGLLAAGAVGTLALTVLLDRATDSTVPFLDALTTALSLAATYGQCRKLVESWWLWIAADVVYIPLYAYKELYLTSLLYVGFLTLCLIGLRNWQRDLAVQRHRPVEVAA from the coding sequence GTGAGTCTCGCGGATGTCCTCGATCCCCTGCAGCAGCCCCTGGTGACGGTCCTTGACACCCCGGTCAGCTGGACCGAGGTGCTCGGCTTCGGCAGCGGAGCGCTGTGCGTCTGGCTCGTGGCCCGCCAGCATCTCGCCAACTGGCCGATCGGCATCGCCAACAACCTCTTCTTCATCCTGCTGTTCGCCCAGTCCGGTCTGTACGCCGACGCCGGCCTCCAGATCGTCTTCATCGCCCTTGCCGCGTACGGCTGGTGGACCTGGACCCACGGGGGTGGACCGGGGCTGCCGGGCCTTCCGGTGCGGCGCACCACGCGCACCGAATGGGCCGGGCTGCTCGCGGCAGGGGCGGTGGGGACCCTCGCCCTCACCGTCCTGCTCGACCGCGCCACCGACTCGACCGTGCCCTTCTTGGACGCCCTGACGACCGCGCTGTCCCTGGCGGCGACGTACGGGCAGTGCCGCAAGCTCGTCGAGTCGTGGTGGCTCTGGATAGCCGCCGACGTGGTGTACATCCCGCTGTACGCATACAAGGAGCTCTATCTGACCTCCCTGCTGTACGTAGGCTTCCTGACGCTGTGCCTGATCGGTCTGCGCAACTGGCAGCGCGATCTCGCCGTGCAGCGGCACCGGCCCGTGGAGGTGGCCGCATGA
- a CDS encoding pseudouridine synthase, translating to MRSSGRNSGSGSGKSGGNRNPREAGAGRDDRQDKRPRRPRPEERRYDVGGTGAGEKSGEGPRKGRGAAARGGAKGGPKPAQAGSGRSGGPRRQGAPSRPRELDAKIEQRNRDRYANKPEIRTPKTHPGAEQEGERLQKVLARAGMGSRRACEELIEQARVEVNGEIVVEQGMRVDVHKDEIKVDGLTVAAQSYLFFALNKPAGVVSSMEDPDGRQCLGDYVTNRETRLFHVGRLDTETEGIIMLTNHGELAHRLTHPKYGVKKTYLAAIQGPLPRDLGKRLKDGIQLEDGYARADHFRVVENTGKNYLVEVTLHEGRKHIVRRMLAEAGFPVERLVRTSFGPIPLGDQKSGWLRRLTNTEVGMLMREVGL from the coding sequence ATGCGAAGCAGTGGCAGGAACAGCGGAAGCGGCAGCGGCAAGAGCGGCGGCAACCGGAATCCCCGGGAGGCCGGCGCCGGGCGCGACGACAGGCAGGACAAGCGTCCCCGCCGGCCCCGCCCCGAGGAGCGCCGCTACGACGTGGGCGGCACCGGGGCCGGTGAGAAGAGCGGCGAGGGCCCCCGCAAGGGCCGCGGCGCGGCGGCCCGCGGCGGCGCCAAGGGTGGACCCAAGCCCGCGCAGGCCGGCAGCGGCAGGAGCGGCGGCCCGCGCCGCCAGGGCGCCCCGTCCCGTCCGCGTGAGCTCGACGCCAAGATCGAGCAGCGCAACCGGGACAGGTACGCGAACAAGCCCGAGATCAGGACGCCCAAGACCCACCCGGGCGCCGAGCAGGAGGGCGAGCGGCTGCAGAAGGTCCTCGCCCGGGCCGGCATGGGCTCGCGCCGGGCGTGCGAGGAGCTGATCGAGCAGGCCCGTGTCGAGGTCAACGGCGAGATCGTCGTCGAGCAGGGCATGCGCGTCGATGTGCACAAGGACGAGATCAAGGTCGACGGCCTGACCGTCGCCGCCCAGTCGTACCTCTTCTTCGCGCTGAACAAGCCCGCCGGTGTCGTCTCCTCCATGGAGGACCCGGACGGCCGCCAGTGCCTCGGCGACTACGTCACCAACCGTGAGACGCGGCTCTTCCACGTCGGCCGGCTGGACACGGAGACCGAGGGCATCATCATGCTCACCAACCACGGTGAGCTGGCCCACCGTCTGACCCACCCCAAGTACGGGGTGAAGAAGACCTACCTGGCCGCCATCCAGGGGCCGCTCCCGCGCGACCTGGGCAAGCGGCTCAAGGACGGCATCCAGCTGGAGGACGGGTACGCCCGCGCCGACCACTTCCGGGTCGTCGAGAACACCGGCAAGAACTACCTGGTCGAGGTGACCCTCCACGAGGGCCGCAAGCACATCGTCCGCCGGATGCTGGCCGAGGCCGGCTTCCCGGTCGAGCGGCTCGTACGGACGTCCTTCGGGCCGATCCCGCTGGGCGACCAGAAGTCCGGCTGGCTGCGCCGCCTCACCAACACCGAGGTGGGCATGCTGATGCGCGAGGTCGGTCTGTAG
- the scpB gene encoding SMC-Scp complex subunit ScpB codes for MSQQDTTGSTVADLDLKPALEAVLMVVDEPATEEHLAKVLERPRRAVADALRELADEYTVQRRGFDLRLVAGGWRFYTRPEYAAAVEGFVLDGQQARLTQAALETLAVVAYRQPVSRSRVSAVRGVNCDGVMRTLLQRGLVEEAGAEPETGAILYRTTNYFLERMGLRGLDELPELAPFLPEADAIEAETLEGVPSFDPDAPDTPDTHADDKTEF; via the coding sequence ATGAGTCAGCAGGACACCACCGGCTCCACCGTCGCGGATCTTGATCTCAAGCCCGCCCTGGAGGCCGTCCTCATGGTCGTCGACGAGCCCGCCACCGAGGAGCACCTCGCCAAGGTGCTGGAGCGGCCCCGCAGAGCCGTCGCGGACGCGCTGCGCGAGCTGGCCGACGAGTACACCGTGCAGCGCCGCGGTTTCGATCTGAGGCTGGTCGCGGGCGGCTGGCGCTTCTACACGCGCCCGGAGTACGCGGCGGCCGTCGAGGGCTTCGTCCTGGACGGTCAGCAGGCCCGGCTCACACAGGCGGCCCTGGAGACCCTGGCGGTGGTCGCGTACCGCCAGCCGGTCAGCCGGTCGAGGGTCTCCGCGGTCCGCGGGGTGAACTGTGACGGGGTCATGCGGACCCTGCTGCAGAGGGGCCTCGTCGAGGAAGCGGGCGCGGAACCCGAAACAGGTGCGATCCTGTACAGGACGACGAATTACTTTCTGGAGCGGATGGGCCTGCGTGGCCTGGATGAGCTCCCGGAGCTCGCGCCCTTCCTTCCCGAGGCGGACGCGATCGAGGCTGAGACGCTAGAGGGTGTGCCGTCGTTCGATCCGGACGCACCGGACACCCCGGATACTCACGCAGACGACAAGACGGAATTTTGA